In a genomic window of Chryseobacterium sp. G0162:
- a CDS encoding DUF2931 family protein — protein sequence MNDKKMAFHVEISQPDNKYEVTPVFDKIKTLEGNRAGLPYGSSSGRWGDSGSTWTEQYGTPIGADITYYSRYENLYYHLDVDFPMDTIKDYMERAYSRVEDKEGETQEYKRLGRGFESGGGKAYDSFSTLVFGFAPKGMVVVWLNFGNTRIELGRYQAQPVTDSAEIAKAKEKYMAMYRISPERYEEAKNELSIPDASPKEWDDYRQRYHWRPVVTSTNPKFRLFEVLNYTYNGEKEGALRPWVLNIPYKERAIPQEMVFTWETGKEKQEQRNARAFFNWEKTNEAFKQAGNKIDMQVKIAPDNDSIEILLNGKPLATDSIRIYQWSGDYKESYR from the coding sequence ATGAATGATAAAAAAATGGCTTTCCATGTGGAAATATCGCAGCCTGATAATAAATATGAAGTTACCCCTGTATTTGATAAAATAAAAACATTGGAAGGAAATCGTGCAGGCTTGCCTTATGGGAGCTCATCGGGAAGATGGGGTGATTCAGGCTCAACTTGGACAGAACAATATGGAACTCCTATTGGAGCAGATATTACTTACTATTCCAGATATGAAAATCTCTATTATCATTTGGATGTAGACTTTCCGATGGATACTATAAAGGATTATATGGAGCGGGCTTATTCCAGAGTAGAAGATAAAGAAGGAGAAACTCAGGAGTATAAAAGACTGGGAAGAGGCTTTGAATCTGGAGGAGGAAAGGCTTATGATAGCTTTTCTACATTGGTTTTTGGTTTTGCTCCTAAAGGGATGGTCGTTGTATGGCTTAATTTTGGAAATACCCGTATTGAACTGGGGCGTTACCAGGCACAGCCTGTTACAGATTCAGCAGAAATTGCCAAAGCAAAAGAAAAATACATGGCAATGTATCGCATAAGTCCGGAACGTTACGAAGAAGCCAAGAATGAATTATCTATTCCTGATGCCAGTCCTAAAGAATGGGATGATTACAGACAGCGTTATCATTGGCGTCCGGTGGTAACTTCTACAAATCCTAAATTCAGGTTGTTTGAAGTACTCAATTATACTTATAATGGAGAGAAAGAAGGGGCATTGAGACCCTGGGTTTTAAATATACCTTACAAAGAAAGGGCTATTCCACAAGAAATGGTATTTACATGGGAGACCGGAAAAGAAAAGCAGGAACAGCGAAACGCACGTGCTTTTTTCAACTGGGAAAAGACCAATGAAGCCTTCAAACAAGCAGGAAATAAGATCGATATGCAGGTGAAAATTGCTCCGGATAATGATTCTATAGAAATTTTACTCAATGGTAAGCCTTTGGCAACAGACAGTATTCGTATTTACCAATGGTCAGGGGATTATAAGGAAAGTTATAGGTAA
- the dnaK gene encoding molecular chaperone DnaK yields the protein MSKIIGIDLGTTNSCVAVMEGKDPVVIPNAEGKRTTPSIVAFTEDGERKVGDPAKRQAVTNPTKTVYSIKRFIGTHFKEDAAEISRVPYKVVAGPNDTVKVKIDDREYTPQEISAMTLQKMKKTAEDYLGQEVTRAVITVPAYFNDAQRQATKEAGEIAGLKVERIINEPTAAALAYGLDKSHKDQKIAVYDLGGGTFDISILDLGDGVFEVLATNGDTHLGGDDFDDVIINWMADEFKAEEGVDLKSDAIALQRLKEAAEKAKIELSSSAQTEINLPYITATATGPKHLVKTLTKAKFEQLSADLVRRSMEPVAKALKDAGLSTSDIDEVILVGGSTRIPIIQEEVEKFFGKKPSKGVNPDEVVAIGAAIQGGVLTGDVKDVLLLDVTPLSLGIETMGSVFTKLIEANTTIPTKKSEVFSTASDNQPAVSIRVGQGERSMFNDNKEIGRFDLTDIPPSPRGVPQIEVTFDIDANGILSVSAKDKGTGKEQSIKIQASSGLSDEEIERMKKEAQENSAADAKRKEEVEIFNKADGLIFQTEKQLKEFGEKLSADKKAAIEAAHGELKTAFEAKNSDDVKAKTEALDAAWMAASEELYAAGQQPGADAGAQNPGGNNAGGEDVQDADFEEVK from the coding sequence ATGAGTAAAATAATTGGAATTGACTTAGGAACAACCAACTCTTGTGTTGCTGTAATGGAGGGTAAAGACCCTGTTGTTATTCCTAACGCAGAAGGTAAAAGAACGACTCCTTCTATTGTAGCATTTACAGAAGATGGAGAAAGAAAAGTGGGTGATCCTGCAAAAAGACAGGCTGTAACGAATCCAACAAAGACCGTTTACTCTATCAAAAGATTTATTGGTACACACTTCAAAGAAGATGCTGCCGAAATCTCAAGAGTACCTTATAAGGTTGTTGCTGGACCAAACGATACCGTAAAAGTAAAAATCGACGACAGAGAATATACACCACAGGAAATTTCTGCAATGACACTTCAGAAAATGAAGAAAACAGCTGAAGATTACCTTGGTCAGGAAGTAACAAGAGCGGTAATTACTGTTCCTGCATACTTCAACGATGCCCAAAGACAAGCGACTAAAGAAGCTGGTGAAATTGCAGGTCTTAAAGTAGAAAGAATTATCAACGAACCTACAGCGGCAGCATTAGCTTACGGTCTTGATAAAAGCCATAAAGATCAGAAAATCGCAGTATATGACCTTGGAGGAGGTACTTTCGATATCTCTATCCTTGATTTAGGAGATGGTGTATTTGAAGTATTGGCTACAAACGGTGATACTCACCTGGGAGGTGATGACTTCGATGATGTGATCATCAACTGGATGGCTGACGAGTTCAAAGCTGAAGAAGGGGTAGATTTGAAATCAGATGCTATTGCTCTTCAAAGATTAAAAGAAGCAGCTGAAAAAGCAAAAATCGAATTATCTTCTTCTGCACAGACTGAAATCAACTTACCTTATATCACAGCTACAGCTACAGGTCCTAAACACTTAGTGAAGACTTTAACTAAAGCTAAATTCGAGCAATTATCTGCTGATCTTGTAAGAAGATCTATGGAGCCGGTTGCTAAAGCATTAAAAGATGCAGGTTTATCAACTTCTGATATCGATGAGGTAATCTTGGTAGGAGGTTCTACAAGAATCCCAATTATCCAGGAAGAAGTAGAAAAATTCTTCGGTAAAAAACCATCTAAAGGAGTAAACCCGGATGAGGTTGTAGCAATTGGTGCAGCGATCCAGGGAGGTGTATTAACAGGAGATGTAAAAGACGTATTACTTCTTGACGTTACTCCACTTTCTTTAGGTATTGAAACGATGGGTTCTGTATTCACTAAATTAATTGAAGCGAACACTACCATCCCAACTAAAAAATCTGAAGTATTCTCTACAGCTTCTGATAACCAGCCAGCAGTAAGCATCAGAGTAGGACAAGGGGAGAGATCTATGTTCAACGATAACAAAGAAATCGGTAGATTCGACCTTACAGATATTCCACCATCACCAAGAGGAGTTCCTCAAATTGAAGTAACTTTCGATATTGATGCGAATGGTATCCTAAGTGTATCTGCTAAAGATAAAGGAACTGGTAAAGAGCAGTCTATTAAAATTCAGGCTTCTTCAGGTCTTTCTGACGAAGAAATCGAAAGAATGAAGAAAGAAGCTCAGGAAAACTCTGCAGCAGATGCTAAGAGAAAAGAAGAAGTTGAAATCTTCAACAAAGCTGATGGATTGATTTTCCAAACTGAAAAGCAATTAAAAGAATTCGGTGAAAAACTTTCTGCTGATAAAAAAGCAGCAATTGAAGCAGCTCACGGAGAATTAAAAACGGCTTTCGAAGCTAAAAATTCTGATGACGTGAAAGCTAAAACTGAAGCGTTAGATGCAGCATGGATGGCAGCTTCTGAAGAATTATATGCAGCTGGTCAACAGCCAGGTGCTGATGCAGGTGCTCAAAACCCTGGTGGAAATAATGCTGGAGGTGAAGATGTACAGGATGCAGACTTCGAAGAAGTGAAGTAA